The Bacteroidetes bacterium GWF2_43_63 DNA segment CATCCTCAACCTAACTAACCACTCACAGCTGACTACTTACTCCTCACTACTTACTCCTCACTACTTATGAGCGCTTTCACCGGCTCCAGCCCATACGCTGTGCCCTGTTCAATGGCTTTCAGCACCGCGCCGCCTCCGGTAAAAATATAATACTTCGGATTGTCAATGGCCATGATATAAAGTCCGGGCAACAATCGTTTCAGTTCCTGCATGGTATCGCCGCCGCCATAGAGTTTCACGGCATTTATATTTTTATCGATTAGCTCATCCAGCGCAATAGTGCCTTCGTTAAAATGAGGCGTGAAGCCCATTACAGCGTTGACAAAAATAGTATGCGCGCCATGGAAAATATCCAACACACTTTGTTCATTGAACGATTCGCGCGCCACATCGAGAACATAATTCAGTTTTGTTCCTGGCTTTAGTGTGCGGATATCATGTGTCCGAAACTGGCCGTCCATGCGACCTTCGATGGTGTCGGATTCCACAATAAATGGAAGTTCTACCAATTTGCCGGGATGCTTTGAAGAAAATTCCACAAAGCGATGGGCATGTTCAATGTCATCGGCCTCGAGTCCTTTTATTTCAAAACCGTATTTGGCGCAGAGATAGGCGTTGTAAATTACGCCGCCAAGCACGAGATAATCCGATTTTTCGAGCAACGTAAATAGGCTGTCGATTTTGGTGTCGAATTTAGAACCCGCTACCACAGCCACAAATGGCTTCTGTGGCGCGAAAATGCGGTCGAGATTCTGAATTTCCTTCTGCATCAAAAAACCGGCGTAGGAAGGCAGATATTTTGTGATACCTACCGTGGAGGCGTGTGGCTGCCACGATCCGAATGCGTCATTGACAAAAATGTCAGCGAGGCCGGCAAGTTGATAGGCAAAATGATCGGCATCTTCTCCTTTGGATTCTTCACCCGAAAACCAGCGGGTATTGGGCAGGTAAATGCCGTCGATTCGGTCTTCGCGCAGATCGCGGATGAGGTGGTTAACCGAAGTTTCAATACCTCTGTATCCTTTATCTCCATCGGGCAAAAATTCAGGAATGGCAAATTTCACATGCAGCTTGTTTTCGAAATATTGAACAATGGGCTCAACCGAGCTCTCCGGGCTGATGTTGATAGTGCCTGTTTTTTTGTCTTTCGGACGACCAACATGAGTCATCAGAATCAGTTTACCGCCGCGCGAAACAATGTAATACAACGTTCCCAGCGTTGCATCAATGCGATAGGGATCGTGAATAATACCTTTTTTTACAACATTGTGGTCAACGCGTACCAATACTACTTTTCCCTTCAGATCGGCTTGTTGTAGCAATGGTAGATTATTGAAATCGTTCATGATGATAATTTTGAAATGTAAAGATAGTAAAATCAGACGCAAACAAAAAGAATTCTTACATTTGTTCAAACGAATAATAATTGTCATGGAATCACCCGTAATAAATAATCCTGAAGAAAAAAAAGGAAGCTCCAAAGGTTGGCGCATAGTTGGAATCATAGCGCTTTTCGGACTTATCGGTGTTTTGATTTATTTCAACGTCACAGCCAATCAGCGCCACCAGAAAGCCATGGCAGAAATGCAGCAGAAATATCAGCAAGAAATTACCCGATTGACGCAGGCAAACAAAACCATTGACAGCCTCAGTACAATTGCAAATCATCTCGGAAAATATCGCGGACTTGTCGAAGCTGGCTATACGCGCGATTCTT contains these protein-coding regions:
- a CDS encoding phosphoglycerate kinase, with product MNDFNNLPLLQQADLKGKVVLVRVDHNVVKKGIIHDPYRIDATLGTLYYIVSRGGKLILMTHVGRPKDKKTGTINISPESSVEPIVQYFENKLHVKFAIPEFLPDGDKGYRGIETSVNHLIRDLREDRIDGIYLPNTRWFSGEESKGEDADHFAYQLAGLADIFVNDAFGSWQPHASTVGITKYLPSYAGFLMQKEIQNLDRIFAPQKPFVAVVAGSKFDTKIDSLFTLLEKSDYLVLGGVIYNAYLCAKYGFEIKGLEADDIEHAHRFVEFSSKHPGKLVELPFIVESDTIEGRMDGQFRTHDIRTLKPGTKLNYVLDVARESFNEQSVLDIFHGAHTIFVNAVMGFTPHFNEGTIALDELIDKNINAVKLYGGGDTMQELKRLLPGLYIMAIDNPKYYIFTGGGAVLKAIEQGTAYGLEPVKALISSEE